The window CCTACAAATTAACAGTCCTTCCAATATCCTAACTTTAGCTCTTCTACTTATCCACTTTCTAAGACCTGCTCCTCCACCCACTGGAGACATACAGATGTTGGGCCCAAGCACAGCCCTCAGGATTGCCCAGTAATCCCAGTCCAGTCTGGGTCCTCCAGCAGCTCAGCAGCTCTGTCACCCCCAATTCTTTCACTTACCTTCAGTCTTTCCCTGCTCCCTGGCTGCTTTCCTGCTATCTGCAGACATGTCCACATCTTCCCCAACCTAAAACCTTCAAGTGATCCAACCATCTTCACTCTCATTCCATAAATGGCCTCCTCTTGTAGTCAAACTCCGTGAGAAGGCTGTGTACACACAGTGCCTTCACTGGTCTACACGTGGtgcctctgctttctttcctctgtctccacagtctggcttctgacttcCTCTTTCAGTAGAAGCTGCCCTCCCCAGAGGAATCCCCCAAGACCCCCAGGACGGCCTTTTCTCCATTCTCATCTTTCTTGTTCTCCAGCAGCATTGACAATGTCCATCACCCAATTCTCTCAAAAGTTTCATCTCTCCTGATTTTCCTTCTCCCGTATCCTTTGCTGAATCTCTGCCCAATTAATGCCCACTAACCATGAGTATCCCTAGGATTCTgactctcttcccttctccctggaAACTAATTCTCTGGGTGATCTCACCAGTTCCTGGAGACTTAACTACCATCTCTCTCTATGCTGATGCTCCGATCTAAGCTTCCCCCCAATTTATCTGCTGATTTCAGTCTCGCATGTTCAACAGTCGGCTCTTCAGCTGAGGAAGGAGCCTGTCCAGCCTGGTGCCCAGCCactgaaaatgcctggagtctgCAGCTGTGCACAGGCCAGAAAGTCTCCCTCCTCAGCTCCcagcttccctggtttccttcaagtcccaactgaAATTCTGCCATCTTCAGGAACCTCTGTTGGTTATCTCCAATATATTCGTCTATAGCCTGTGTGTATCCATCTCTTTGATGGTTTTCCCCATTAGACAGGGGCCTCCTTAAGAACAGGGGTCatgcctttgcctttctttgcatccacaaacttagtacagtgtctggcataggTGCACCTGGTGTGGGTGCTGTCTTACAGGTACACCGgcattctctgtgtctctccttgtctttctctttctgtatctttttttctcagtgtctcttacctcaaacacacacacacacacacacacacacacacacacacacacacaccagataaTGCATTCTCACTGacagcagggactgtttcatttttctttgtattctgagCACCAAATAGAGTGCCTGggacataataggtacttaacaaGTACTGAATTCACCAGGGACATCTTTGGCCCAATGGAAGAGCACCTTTCTCTCCTCCTGTTGAaacccttctcttccttcaaggtctCACTTGCGGGCCACATCCTGGCCTTGTCTCCTGTCCCCAAAGCACCAAGTGTCTGCTTACCCATGGACTCATCTTAAGGACAGGTGGAATCTCCTCCAGGGCAGggcctctttctctttcatttttgtatgcCCATGCTCAGCAGAGTGCCCAGGATATATGCTAGAGACAGATAGAAACTCCAGACCTAGTACACAATAAGGACTGAGTTGTATCAATTGTATCAAGTCACCTTCCTGCCCGGTGCAGTAAAGGGTTAAGTCAGGGAATCGTGCATTCGAAGTTTTCTGGTCCTATCTAACAGGCTCACCCCACTGCTGGTGATCCTGGGGTCCCACTGCACATGGACACTTAGACACAGCCCTGCACACTCCTACACAGACTCGCACAGACCAGCACCCCCAAACACGGACCCACACACCCCTACACAGACTCGCACAGACCAGCACCCCCAAACATGACCCGCACACCGACATACAGACTCGCATAGACCAGCACCCCCAAACACGGACCGCATATCCACACACAGACTCATAAACCATAAATCCACACACAAACCCGCACAGGAGCTGGGTGGAGCTCAGGGATCCTCCCGCGATTTCCCTGCAGATACACGCGCATAAATGGAAATCCCGATCACCAGATCCCGGGCTTGCTGGGCGGGAGCGGTCCAGCCCCGGGCAGAGTTTTCCCGGCCTGGTTGAGCTTAGAAAGGCCTGCCAGTACCTCTGAGCATCCTccatccttctccctcctccctggtCCATCCTCAGCATCCCTCCCGCCTCCTTTCCGCAGCCACCGCCCCTCAGTCCCGCTGGGGAGGTTCCATCCCTGGCAAGGGGGTAAGCTGAGATCTCGCTTCGATTCCTGGCCGGCCGGCTCCTAGACTCACTACCACATGGGACGCAGCCACACAGATGTGGGGAATAACGCATCCGCCGGCCAGGTCCGAGTTCTGGGAATACGAGGTCCGAGCGATAGGAGGCCGCGCTACCAAACCTCCCCCCCAGCCCGGCCATTGATAGTTCCATCCGCCAGGTGGATGTTTGCGCGTTGGCGTGGAGATGAACGCTAGGTGCAGCCTAACCCCAGCAGGCTCCGCCTTCGCTAGCCGTCTATTGGTTAGCCCGGAGAAAGTGACCGATGATTGGCCTGTTGCCGGCGGCCGGTCCGCGTCCCGTTTCACGGTGGGTAGCATCGCAGCGcggccgccgctgctgctgccgctgctgcaGCTGCTCTCGGTCCAGCTCCCGCCGCGGCTCCCGCCGCGAGAAAGCAGCTGGGGCCCCCGGGACTAAGGGTGCGGAGCCGGGCCCGCCTGGGAAGCCCCATCCCAGGGCGCTCCGAAGAACAAAGGCggacagagaggaggaggaggaggaggaagaggagggggaagggaggaaaggagggggacaaggaggaggagaaagagggggagaaggaaccggaggaaagagaaagaaggggagaaggaggaggaggaagaagaggtgggagggggaggaggaggaagaagaggcgggagaaagaggaggaggaggaggagggggtcATGCGCTGGCCCGGAGCCCCGGCCCCCTGGCCAATGCACGAAGCCCGGAGCCCGGGCGGTGGGCGCTGAAGTGGGTCCGGGCCTGGCTGTCCCTGGAGTGAAAGAAAGGACAGAGGGAGTGCCGGCCCTGCCCAATCCATCCCTGCCCGGCCGGCTTATTCGGGCTCTGCCCGGCCCATCCGGGCCCTGCCCAGCCTGGTCCATTCCAGCCCTGCCCGCTCCTTCCCTGCCCAGGGCTCGGGGAGCATGAGGCTGGTGGTGCCCGGGGACCGAGGCAGCTAGGGACAGCGGGACCAGGAGGAAGGAAAGGCAGCGGGGAGGGCGGGCAGGCAGGCCCGGGGAGCTCTGGCCGGGCCGGCTGGGACCCACCCCTGACCATGCTGCGCTTCCCAGTGAAGAAACTTCGCAAGCAGTTCcgcctgctgctgctgctggtgctgctCACCTGCGCGGCATGGCTCACCTACCTGCACCTGAGCCTCGTGCGCCAGGGCAGAGCCCTTCGGCTGCGCTTCAGCGGAGGCTCCGGCCCAGGTAGGCTCCCACCCAGGGAGGCTCCCCCGgctgcctccctttctcctccacacAGCCCTGGGACCTTTGGGAGGGAACAGCTGGGTCACGCCCGCTGAGAGCATAACCTCTGGAGGCCTCTGGCCAGGAAAGACCCCCTCAGTGGGGTCCTGGGTGGGAGGATCTCATACCCCATTAGGACTAGGCAAGAAATGGGGAAAGGTTATTCAGAGGCAGGCCAGTGTGAGGACAGGGAAGATTCCACTGGAGCCTGTTGCAGAGTGGCCTGGCCACCAGACCAACGGGGCAGTCAGGGGCCTTTTCAGTTTGGCCTTCtccgtgggggggggggggggggggggagagacaggTGACCGGTCTTCCAGACAAAGTTGCACTGGGATTCCCAATCCCCGAAACCTCCATCCTCTGTCCTCCACTCAGCAAAGGCACAGTCCTGGCCATTGGCCCTGCCTTGCTTCAAGACCACCCGTGGCTCCCTGCTTCCCACTCTCCAGCCAAGGACACTGGCCTGTCCGAGCTCCAGCCTTGGTCTCTCACTCCCCCTGCGCCCACGTGTCAGCCCTGGCTTTTGTGGCTCGTCCCTTGGTTCTGGGGAAAAGGGGCCTGGCCCTTTCATCAGAAGGTGCTCCAAAGTACCGGTACCTCCTGATGGGGCCGGCGCCCCCTGGGTCCAATAGGGCTATTGATGGGGGGCAGGACAAGGACCCGGATTCCGTCCCGCATCCTAAAGTTTGTCCTCTGGGTTGGGTGTCGGGGGTCCCAAACCTAGGGTGTGCCAGCGCACCTGGGAGTCAGCATCCTCCCGCGGCATCTTATCTCCTTGGGGTTGTGTgctggaaactgaggctccgCATCCCGTGAGGGCAGGGCCAGGGGCAGGGGGTTACAGTGGAGGGACTCCCAGAACGGGAAGGGATTCCGCGGAAGGATCTAGGACCTTGTCCACTCAGGTTCCAGAGCCATTCCTCCTCCATCGCCCCCTGCTCAGATTGCCTGCCAGAGGCTGGGGCTGCACgtgtcccctccctcccctcccccccccaggaGTTCCCTACTAGCACCCATCCCTGCCCCAAGGTCTTCCAGGCTGGGACTGTTCACACAGAATGTCACCAGAGGGAGTCTAGCCAAGCTGGAACAGGAGCTGCTCTGTTAGGGATAGGGTTAGCGCTAGGCCCCGGGCAGGGGCGGGGGAGCATTCTGTGAGCACAGGCCTGGGGAAAGTGAGCAGTTGAGACCTGcaagggggggggcgggggggggggggggggggggagaggattAAGGTGCAAGAGTGTGAAGCTGCCTCAAGCCAGTGGCCATAGGGAGCCACAGAAGGTTGGAGGAGAGCGCTCTGCTTTAGGAAGAGAATTTTGGTGGCTGATGGACTGAAGAGGATGAGAAAGTGCAGGTGACCGGAGCAGGGGACAGCGAGCCGGGGACAGCCTCTGACCAGAGGGCCTCGAAgggtttttccccttccccagagGGAAAGCCatcactcccacccccacccccctttctCTAGCAGGGAACCTGGCTCCATGGGAGGTCACAGCCCCTGGGGTAAAGGGAGGAGGCGGTATTAGAGCAAGAGTCTCCCCATATGGGGAAGTGGAAACCTCAGCATCCGCTCCTGACTCTCCCGGAAACCAAGCCCGGGTGTGCAAAATGGGAGCGCCAGAGCCCGGCAGCTCCTTCCATCCCCCACGGACCTCCCATCCCCATCGGGCCATGGAAGGGACGCACTGGCCGCTGGCCCTGGAGCGGGGGTTGAGGGGTGTAGAGGAAGGAGAGGCATCTGCCgggggctttgaatgccaggatTAGGAGTTTGTATTTTGGCCTGCGGGACCCAGGGAGGATACGAGTGCACCTTAGCTCGGTTCTGAGCTCACTGTAGGAGAGAGGTGCCCCCCCCCAGAAGAGAAGCTGGAGCCTCCCCTTGGGGGAGCTTGGAGGCAGTTTCCCCAGTCTACAGAGGGGAGCCGGCAGACAGCCTCACTTGCTGGGAGGTCACTCCTTTGGCCAGCCCGGCCAGCTCATGGCAGGTGGGGGGGGCGCCCAGTTGGAGGGTCCAGGTTTAGCCCCGAGGGTCCAAGGAGCAGTTAGCCTAATGGGGCCCGGCAGCCCATCCCGGCCTTCAGAGGGGCACCCTGCTGGCCCGTCCACACTAGCTAGCCATCCACTCGAGCTAACCCTGGGACGCAGGAAGCTTCCTTCTTGGGCTGTGAGCCCTAGGCCCATGCTTTGCAGGTTGCCCCCAGCGGCCTGCCTGGGTGAACCCGGGACAGCGCAGGcacctctcccctccttctccaccAGCCTGCTCCCTGACAGGACAGCTCCATGCTGGGGAGATTGGAAGCGGGCCCTGGCTTAGGTGGGAGGCCGCTGGGGCAGGGGACACCCAGGGAGCCTCATTTTGGAGGGAGGGCCCTGCGACTTTTCCCCCACATGCTGCCCATGCAGATGGAGAAAAGCTGAGTGAGGTCACGGACGCCGGGAAAGGGGCGGGAGGATCCCAGGTCGTGTCCCCCCCCAAGAGGGTGGAAGACTCCAGCGAGAGCCGTGAGGAGGAGCAGCTGGTAAGGGTCCCCCCGAGGCGGGCACCCCACGCTCTCCCACCCCTGTGCTCTCCACACCTGAGTCATGCTTTCTCCTGCAGGCCGACGGGCGGGAGCTGAACACCTTCCCTGGCCAGGGCGGACGGCCATCCCCGCTGAACCTCACCCGCCAGGTCCCCCCGTGGCAGGAGGAGGTGAGTGCCCGGGGGTAGCGAGGGCTTGTGGGGGTTTCTGCGCTGGCCGGCCAGGCCCCCGCCACAGGGTCATAGGGAAACGGGTCTCTTGCACACACAGTACAGGGGGAAGGTCAACCTGCACGTGTTTGAGGACTGGTGTGGCGGCACCGTGGGGAGCCTGAGGAGGAACCTTCATTTCCCACTGTTTCCCCATGTGAGTGTGCCCCTGGCGGGGCAGAGGAGGGGCAGCGGGCAGGGGAGCCCGGGGACCTGGGGGAGCTGAGGGCCACAGtcaaaggggaagagagaattgGAGGGGGAGACCAGGAGCCAAGGAGATATCAGGGTGGCTGTGGATGGAGCTTGGAGGGATCGGGGGATGCTGGGAGGCTCTGGGAGGCCCAGGGGACATTAGGTAGGGGGTGAAGGGAAAGGAGGATCAGGGGTCCTAGACATCAGAAGGGCCACGTGGCTGGAGAGGGTCCTGGGGTCAGGAGGTCACCGGCCGCCCCGTCGTCCCTGCCCAGAGCCGCACGACAGTGAAGAAACTGGCCGTGTCGCCCAAGTGGAAGAATTATGGCCTGCGCATCTTTGGCTACATCCACCCCAGCAGAGACGGTATAGGGGCAGGGCCAGGGGAGGGGGGTACAGGGGGAAGGCCACAGGATGCCCGGTGAGGGGCTCCACCGTGATGCTAGAGCTTGGGCCCCTGCCTGGTCCCTAGGTGATGTCCAGTTCTCCGTGGCCTCCGACGATAACTCAGAGTTTTGGCTGAGTCCCGATGAAAGCCCAGCAGGTGCTCAGCTGGTGGCCTACGTAGGCAAGGTACGCCTGGGACTCCCCGCCAGGGCTGGGGGTCTCCAGTGATGGGCCCAGGGCTCTCTGCTTAGCCCACTTCTCAGCCAGAAGCAGAGATAGCTGGGGCGGGGTAGCCGACCCCAAGGCAGAGACCACCCCTGAGGAGAAGTTGGGCCTGGAGCAGTAAGGGGGGCTGGCGTGAGGAAAACCGGGCCCAGGAGGCCCAGGTCCGGCCCTGTACCCGCAGGCCCCGTGCTCAGCCAACGCCTGGATCCAAGGGGCCTTCGAGACCCTCCCGGGAGAGCCCCAGGTGTTGGAAGAGAGGGAACAACCATTTTCTCCAGGCCAGGATGGGAAGGGTCCAAGGCCCAAGAGCCAGGTTCTAGGGGAAAGGGCTCCTTCAGCCCAGAGCTTCAACCCAATGGCTAGGGGCTGCAGGGAGGACCCTCAGGGAGGGAGGCTCGTGCCCACAGGGGAACGGGCAGACTCAGGAGCCAGGTCAGGGAGGACAAGAGGGCCGGGGAAGGCAAGAGGGGAGGGTAAGAGGGCCCCACCGACTCCAGttatgaggagggagggagctcCTGAGGCTAGAGGGTCCCAAACAGTGGCCAGTGACTTCCTGTCAAGGCCACAGCAAGCCACAAGCTGGGTGGGGAGGGGCCCTCCTGGAGCTGTCTCAGGGTCTCCCTCCACCTCCAGGCTACTTATGTGACAAGGGGCCCACGTCACGCGCTCCCCTCATATTCCTCACTCTAGACTGGCTCCGAGTGGACAGCGCCCGGGGAATTCACCAAGTTCAGTTCCCAGGTGTCCAAGCCCAAGCGGTGAGAGCTCGGTGGGCTCCCCAGGGATCCCGGCCATAGCCCCCCGAGCCCAGACATGGTGGGGGACCCCTCGCCCTCGCATCTGAGGGTTCAAGCCCCAGGGATTCTTCCTAAATGAATACACCCCAGGCCCCCTTTGGGGAGGCAGGACCCCCAGtgtctccttccccctctccccgcCTTGGGAAGCAAGCCCCCCCTCTCcccagtcccccccccccccgccagcgCCCCTCTGGTTCTCTCCCCCAGACTCTCCTCTTCCCGACGCTATTACTTTGAGCTGCTGCACAAGCAGGATGACCGGGGATCTGACCACGTGGAAGTGGGGGTGAGTCCTGAACCCTCAGATTGGGGCTGGAGCAGGGAagccccgggccccccccccgaGCTCCCCCCTCACCTCTAAcgtgtcctccctccctccccagtggCGAGTGTTCCTGCCCGGCCTGAAGTTCGAGGTCATCGGCTCCTCCCACATCTCCCTCTACACAGGTGTGAGAGGTCAAGGGGCAGAGGGGCCCATCCGAGGGCAGGCCCCTGGGAGGAGGAGACTTCAGTGGTCCTCTCTCCCCCCAGATGAGTCATCCCTGAAGATGGATCACGTGACCCACATCCCCCAGTCCCTGGCCAGCCATGTGGCCAAGCTGGGGCCTCAGCCCAAGGAGCTCGGGGTGGACATGCTGAGGCCGGATGCCCGGGACACCTTTTTCCTCAGTGAGGGGGGGGGGACGGGCTGGAGGGGCCAGGGGACGATGGCTGGGGCAGGTCACCgaccctcccccttccctcccgcCCCCAGCACCCAGGCTGGAGCCGTCCCGTCTGGAGAACGTGCTGGTGCCCTGCGCTTACGCCCCCACCTACGTGGTCAAGGACTTCCCCATCGCCCGCTACCAGGGCCTGCAGTTCGTAAGTGACCTCTGCCCCGCCCCGAGATTCCCAAAGGAGGTCCTGCCTCTAACCTGTGACCTCTAACCTTTGTGACCCTTGCCTCCAGGTCTACCTCTCCTTTGTGTACCCCAATGACTTCACGCGACTCACACATATGGAAACTAGTAACAAGTGCTTCTACCGGGAGTCCCCGCTGTACCTGGAGAGGTGGCGCCCATGGGGCCCGAGCAGGGCTGGGGGGCAGAGGGGGCAGTGCCCATGGGGCcaagggggagggggcagagggggCAGTGTCCATGGGCCCTGAacagggctggggggagggggacagtGCCCATGGGGCTGGGGGCAGAAGGGCAGTGCCCACAGGGCCAGGGGGAAGGGGATAGTACCCATGGGGCTCAAGCAGGGCTGGGGGGCAGAGGGGGCAGTGCCCATGGGCCCTGAGCAGGGCTGGGGGGGAAGGGGATAGTGCCCATGGGGCTCAAGCAGGGCTGGGGGGCAGAGAGGGCAGTGCCCAGGTCCTGCCAGAATTGCTTACCTCAAGTGGccaggggaggagaggaggcgTTTCTTAGTCCAGCCTCCCCGCCTCCCCAGGTTTGGGTTTTACAAATACATGAAGATGGACGATGAAGACGACGGGGACGAGGAGGGGGTCGGGCGTGGAGCTTTCCTGTTCCTCGACCCAGACAGTGAGTGTCCCCGGCCAGAGCCCCCCGACTTCCCCCGCCCACAGGCAGTTCCTTGAGCAGCCGTCCCTTCTCCCCAGGTTtcttggaggaggaagaggaggaagaggaagcagaCAGCCCAGAGCCCACAGGAGCCCAGCCCTCCCCCAGCAGGACCACCTCTCCCCCCTGGGGCACTCAGGACCCCCAAGGGACCAAGGACAGCAGCCCTGACCCCCGTCCAAGGCGGGAGCCCCGGCTCACCCGCGCCCTCAGCTGGGCCCAGCCGGCTTCAGCCACCCCCCAGGGTCCCGAGGGAGCCCTGGCCACCGCCTTCTTCCTGGGGCGGGCACCGCCCCCCAGGGCTCCCGCCCCACGGTCCCCAAAGAAGCCAGAGAAAGTGTACGTGACGAGGGTGCACCGCGGGCAGCACCGGCCCCCCCGGACGCGGCCCCCACGGCCCCGGCCCTGGCTCGCCCGCGGCCCCTGGCAGCCCCCATTGCCTGGCATTTTCCTCTACCCCCGGCCCCTTCAGAGAGTGCACCTGCGGGCGCCTCGCCGGCCTCCAGGGCATCGAGTTCCCACGGTCGGCGCCTCCCCGGACCGGCCCCCAGAGCCCCGGAATTCCCTTAGGAGGACCTCCAGAGGCAGCCTCACTCAGGGGGCCCTGGACCCGACCACCGGGCTCCCCGGCCCAGCCTCCAACACCTCCTCGGAGCCCGTCACCTCCTTCCTTCACGTGTCCGAGGTGGCGCAGGCCGGGCCTCCGGGGGGGAAGCTTGGGGTGGAGGGAGCGGAGGCCGGTCCAGAGGAGACTGCCACGTCCCGGGACAGCGAGGAAGAGGAGGCGGCCCCACCCCGGGGCTCCTGGCCGGAGGAGGCCATCAACTGGCAGCGCACGTTCAGCGTGGGGGCCATGGACTTCGAGCTGCTGCGCTCGGACTGGAACGACCTTCGGTGCAACGTGTCTGGGAACCTGCAGCTGCCCGAGGCTGAGGCTGTGGATATTGTGGCCCAGTACATGGAGCGGCTGAACAGCCTGCACGAGGGGTACCTGGGGGCCGCctggagtggggggggggtgtcacTCACTAGGAGCCAGGGGAGAGCATGGGCTGGTCCAGCTGGAGCCCCCCACCCGCCCCCACAGTCCTGGCAGCCCATCCCTGGCTCTGGGGGTCCTGCCTAGGACCCCCTGTTGAGGAGGGGCTGCCTAGGGCAGGGACTCCCAAGGGAGACTGAGTCTGCATGCAacaggagggggaagggaagtggGGCAGAGCCTCCAGCCCCCTGGCAAGTCCTCACAGCAGGGCCCAAGGAGCAGGGGGGCACCGGCTGCAGGCGGGTGCTGGCAACGCTGAGCAAGCCCCCCTGGGTCAGGCCCACCAGGAGCCCCTGGGCCATAGCTCACCagggacagaggaagggaaggggaaaggtcATGGGTGGGGTCTGGGAGGGGGCCCAGGAGAGGTAACAGGGAACTAGGAAGCAGGTGGGAGGAGCGAAGGTGTTCCAGAGATGAGGGATGACCAGAGATAAAGATGGAGCATCCTCTTCAAGACTAGTCCATCAGCATtgattgagcacctactatatgccaggccctTAGAATGGAAAGCCAGAGCAACTGGATGACAGagttgggggcggggggggggaggattgAGTACAAGAAGGCTGGAAATGGAAAGAGCAGTAAAGGTCTGGAAACTGAGCTTTGTTGGGAGGTAAGGGGGAGGCACTAGGGTCcggggaggaagggaggcagaatGTCTACAGCGGAGAGGGCTGGCTCAGAGTGAGGCTGGGCGTGGGGCCGGAAGCAAGGAGGCCAGTCAGAGCCCCCTCCAAGAAGGGTTGGGGACACGGTGGGTGAGCTCAGGGCAGAGCTGGGCCAGGGAACAGGGACAGAGGAAGCAGCCTTTGGGGGGAGGCTGGCTCTCTAGGGAACTGATG of the Sarcophilus harrisii chromosome 6, mSarHar1.11, whole genome shotgun sequence genome contains:
- the B4GALNT4 gene encoding N-acetyl-beta-glucosaminyl-glycoprotein 4-beta-N-acetylgalactosaminyltransferase 1 isoform X1, which codes for MLRFPVKKLRKQFRLLLLLVLLTCAAWLTYLHLSLVRQGRALRLRFSGGSGPDGEKLSEVTDAGKGAGGSQVVSPPKRVEDSSESREEEQLADGRELNTFPGQGGRPSPLNLTRQVPPWQEEYRGKVNLHVFEDWCGGTVGSLRRNLHFPLFPHSRTTVKKLAVSPKWKNYGLRIFGYIHPSRDGDVQFSVASDDNSEFWLSPDESPAGAQLVAYVGKTGSEWTAPGEFTKFSSQVSKPKRLSSSRRYYFELLHKQDDRGSDHVEVGWRVFLPGLKFEVIGSSHISLYTDESSLKMDHVTHIPQSLASHVAKLGPQPKELGVDMLRPDARDTFFLTPRLEPSRLENVLVPCAYAPTYVVKDFPIARYQGLQFVYLSFVYPNDFTRLTHMETSNKCFYRESPLYLERFGFYKYMKMDDEDDGDEEGVGRGAFLFLDPDSFLEEEEEEEEADSPEPTGAQPSPSRTTSPPWGTQDPQGTKDSSPDPRPRREPRLTRALSWAQPASATPQGPEGALATAFFLGRAPPPRAPAPRSPKKPEKVYVTRVHRGQHRPPRTRPPRPRPWLARGPWQPPLPGIFLYPRPLQRVHLRAPRRPPGHRVPTVGASPDRPPEPRNSLRRTSRGSLTQGALDPTTGLPGPASNTSSEPVTSFLHVSEVAQAGPPGGKLGVEGAEAGPEETATSRDSEEEEAAPPRGSWPEEAINWQRTFSVGAMDFELLRSDWNDLRCNVSGNLQLPEAEAVDIVAQYMERLNSLHEGRFSLLRIVNVEKRRDSARGSRYLLELELQERGGHGRLRLSEYVFLRLPRTRAGADGEDETEVDGDGDNGAAPARTPSEPPSRAPEPLLCRPVRLAWRQDVMVHFVVPVKNQARWVTRFLWDMASLHALTGDTRFSVVLVDFDSDDMDVERALRAARLPRYQYLKRTGNFERASGLQAGVDAIEDGSSIVFLCDLHIHFPLNILDGIRKHCVEGKLAFAPVVMRLGCGSSPVDPHGYWEVNGFGLFGIYKSDFDRVGGMNTEEFRDRWGGEDWELLDRVLQAGLEVERLRLRNFYHHYHSKRGMWDARSKRAPRD
- the B4GALNT4 gene encoding N-acetyl-beta-glucosaminyl-glycoprotein 4-beta-N-acetylgalactosaminyltransferase 1 isoform X2 produces the protein MADGEKLSEVTDAGKGAGGSQVVSPPKRVEDSSESREEEQLADGRELNTFPGQGGRPSPLNLTRQVPPWQEEYRGKVNLHVFEDWCGGTVGSLRRNLHFPLFPHSRTTVKKLAVSPKWKNYGLRIFGYIHPSRDGDVQFSVASDDNSEFWLSPDESPAGAQLVAYVGKTGSEWTAPGEFTKFSSQVSKPKRLSSSRRYYFELLHKQDDRGSDHVEVGWRVFLPGLKFEVIGSSHISLYTDESSLKMDHVTHIPQSLASHVAKLGPQPKELGVDMLRPDARDTFFLTPRLEPSRLENVLVPCAYAPTYVVKDFPIARYQGLQFVYLSFVYPNDFTRLTHMETSNKCFYRESPLYLERFGFYKYMKMDDEDDGDEEGVGRGAFLFLDPDSFLEEEEEEEEADSPEPTGAQPSPSRTTSPPWGTQDPQGTKDSSPDPRPRREPRLTRALSWAQPASATPQGPEGALATAFFLGRAPPPRAPAPRSPKKPEKVYVTRVHRGQHRPPRTRPPRPRPWLARGPWQPPLPGIFLYPRPLQRVHLRAPRRPPGHRVPTVGASPDRPPEPRNSLRRTSRGSLTQGALDPTTGLPGPASNTSSEPVTSFLHVSEVAQAGPPGGKLGVEGAEAGPEETATSRDSEEEEAAPPRGSWPEEAINWQRTFSVGAMDFELLRSDWNDLRCNVSGNLQLPEAEAVDIVAQYMERLNSLHEGRFSLLRIVNVEKRRDSARGSRYLLELELQERGGHGRLRLSEYVFLRLPRTRAGADGEDETEVDGDGDNGAAPARTPSEPPSRAPEPLLCRPVRLAWRQDVMVHFVVPVKNQARWVTRFLWDMASLHALTGDTRFSVVLVDFDSDDMDVERALRAARLPRYQYLKRTGNFERASGLQAGVDAIEDGSSIVFLCDLHIHFPLNILDGIRKHCVEGKLAFAPVVMRLGCGSSPVDPHGYWEVNGFGLFGIYKSDFDRVGGMNTEEFRDRWGGEDWELLDRVLQAGLEVERLRLRNFYHHYHSKRGMWDARSKRAPRD